Proteins from one Ipomoea triloba cultivar NCNSP0323 chromosome 1, ASM357664v1 genomic window:
- the LOC116013742 gene encoding BTB/POZ domain-containing protein FBL11-like isoform X2 — protein sequence MVWRMIKVRYDAAIDFVPQLCIFYLACNFMWAISFDAFHDVPYEMLYSCIKNPNLTVDSEKHLCDAILAWLTSNTKEYGASSASINDYTDILAEIRFGLLPLSFAAVKRRCNFFSEFADRGISTILTLASYPSASSTNILDDEDFSHLRIRLTKYTKKVDLSGCPQFSPALLLLSVLHSSHSMDPILKNKIKQQLLTFEDPIGPNFEISWQIFPILTFEGVQEVDISNCQMPLLKPVVECFSRSFPSLKTLKAANYLKLPTAMLYQLVQRCRLLNDVDLSVDISPIIPAKVSIKFSHPDVAPQRSRRITPMDAVSFSYNLGLQLSNITNLTLEGRTDISDRHLFFFTEFCPSLCYVNLRGCISLTDDGISVVLLKCIKLHSILVCDTYFGRNSVLALCYGASKFENSAAPKFEDFSQSLASRLQVLHMGGCKSVTETFLSELISQTPMLKSLCLRETELVDHALDKFSGSCLEMLDVSNTKVSGSAVAQVIRRNLGLKCFIARDCRNFLQEESKSVTEKSNAFSYHYSELYYELGKSCQLEEIAVGWGFSFFSLEVLRPAIRMLRTIIIGLGGSFGEDGLKMLPTLCPWLETLILYFQVIYDCYQMLKGIG from the exons ATGGTTTGGAGAATG ATTAAAGTGCGATATGATGCAGCAATTGATTTTGTGCCACAACTATGTATATTCTATCTGGCCTGCAACTTT ATGTGGGCAATTTCCTTTGATGCTTTCCATGATGTTCCTTATGAAATGTTATATTCATGTATAAAGAATCCTAATTTGACAGTAGACAG TGAAAAGCATCTTTGTGATGCTATTCTAGCTTGGCTTACTTCCAACACCAAAGAGTATGGGGCTTCAAGTGCTTCAATAAATGATTACACTGACATTTTGGCAGAG ATCCGttttggccttttgcctttatcATTTGCTGCAG TGAAAAGAAGATGCAACTTCTTTTCGGAGTTTGCTGATAGAGGTATCAGTACCATTCTTACTTTAGCAAGTTATCCTTCTGCAAGCTCAACAAACATCCTTGATGATGAAGACTTTAGTCATCTTAGAATCCGGTTGACTAAATATACTAAG AAAGTGGACCTTTCAGGTTGCCCTCAGTTCAGTCCTGCTCTTCTCCTCTTATCAGTGCTTCACTCTTCACATAGCATGGATcccattttgaaaaataaaattaagcagCAATTACTTACTTTTGAGGATCCTATTGGGCCCAACTTTGAGATTTCCTGGCAAATAtttccaattttgacttttgaagGAGTGCAAGAAGTGGATATCTCAAATTGTCAAATGCCACTTCTTAAACCTGTTGTTGAATGCTTTTCCAGGTCTTTCCCATCATTAAAGACATTAAAGGCAGCTAATTATTTAAAGCTACCCACTGCAATGTTGTACCAATTGGTGCAAAGGTGCCGTCTACTCAATGATGTAGACCTGAGTGTGGACATTAGCCCAATTATACCAGCCAAAGTTTCTATAAAATTTTCACACCCAGATGTAGCACCACAAAGATCAAGACGCATCACTCCTATGGATGCTGTTTCATTCTCATACAATCTTGGACTGCAGCTGTCAAACATAACAAACCTCACATTAGAGGGTCGAACTGATATCTCAG ACCGTCATCTCTTCTTTTTCACGGAATTCTGTCCATCCTTATGTTATGTTAACCTTCGAGGGTGTATATCTTTGACTGATGATGGAATATCAGTTGTACTGCTTAAATGTATAAAGCTGCACTCAATCTTGGTTTGTGATACTTACTTTGGACGGAATTCCGTTCTGGCTCTTTGCTATGGTGCATCAAAATTCGAGAATTCTGCAGCACCTAAATTTGAAGACTTCTCTCAGTCTCTGGCCTCTAGACTTCAAGTCCTGCATATGGGTGGCTGCAAGA GTGTTACTGAGACATTTCTTTCGGAGCTTATATCTCAAACACCTATGTTGAAAAGTCTTTGCTTAAGGGAGACTGAACTTGTGGATCATGCACTAGACAAATTTTCAGGATCTTGCTTGGAgatgcttgatgtctcgaataCTAAG GTTTCTGGCTCTGCTGTGGCTCAAGTGATCCGGAGAAATCTCGGCCTAAAGTGTTTCATTGCCAGAGATTGTAGAAATTTTTTACAAGAGGAAAGCAAAAGTGTGACAGAGAAGTCCAATGCTTTCTCATATCATTACAGTGAGTTATACTATGAACTTGGCAAATCCTGCCAATTGGAGGAAATTGCAGTTGGATGGGgattttcattcttttctttAGAGGTTCTGAGGCCAGCAATTAGAATGTTAAGGACAATAATTATAGGGTTGGGTGGATCTTTTGGCGAAGATGGGCTGAAGATGTTGCCAACTCTCTGTCCCTGGTTGGAGACTTTGATTCTTTATTTCCAGGTAATCTATGACTGTTACCAGATGTTGAAAGGCATAGGTTAA
- the LOC116013742 gene encoding BTB/POZ domain-containing protein FBL11-like isoform X1: MALDADDEFVLLSCTESDQTIREGDGQEIIVSTDAIIDWDMAYILTHQIVKIKANRQRLIEQSSYFRSLLSGSFSESCLDCISINWNMESFINALRSMFGCSLDITPESFISFCEAALFFGVDYLLSECQCWLKSVTSYKGILLPQIQLADLISIWKYGLENAIDFVPQLCIFYLACNFMWAISFDAFHDVPYEMLYSCIKNPNLTVDSEKHLCDAILAWLTSNTKEYGASSASINDYTDILAEIRFGLLPLSFAAVKRRCNFFSEFADRGISTILTLASYPSASSTNILDDEDFSHLRIRLTKYTKKVDLSGCPQFSPALLLLSVLHSSHSMDPILKNKIKQQLLTFEDPIGPNFEISWQIFPILTFEGVQEVDISNCQMPLLKPVVECFSRSFPSLKTLKAANYLKLPTAMLYQLVQRCRLLNDVDLSVDISPIIPAKVSIKFSHPDVAPQRSRRITPMDAVSFSYNLGLQLSNITNLTLEGRTDISDRHLFFFTEFCPSLCYVNLRGCISLTDDGISVVLLKCIKLHSILVCDTYFGRNSVLALCYGASKFENSAAPKFEDFSQSLASRLQVLHMGGCKSVTETFLSELISQTPMLKSLCLRETELVDHALDKFSGSCLEMLDVSNTKVSGSAVAQVIRRNLGLKCFIARDCRNFLQEESKSVTEKSNAFSYHYSELYYELGKSCQLEEIAVGWGFSFFSLEVLRPAIRMLRTIIIGLGGSFGEDGLKMLPTLCPWLETLILYFQVIYDCYQMLKGIG; the protein is encoded by the exons ATGGCGCTCGACGCCGACGACGAGTTCGTACTTCTCAGCTGCACCGAGTCGGACCAGACGATTCGGGAGGGAGATGGCCAAGAGATCATCGTATCAACGGATGCTATTATCGATTGGGACATGGCTTATATTCTCACTCACCAAATCGTCAAAATCAAAGCGAACCGTCAaag GCTCATTGAACAGTCTTCATATTTTCGTTCTCTCTTGAGTGGAAGCTTCAG TGAGTCATGCCTGGATTGTATATCCATCAATTGGAACATGGAATCATTTATAAATGCTTTAAGGTCTATGTTTGGATGTTCTCTGGATATTACTCCAGAAAGTTTCATCTCTTTTTGTGAG GCTGCACTATTTTTTGGAGTGGATTATCTCCTTTCGGAGTGTCAATGTTGGTTAAAGAGTGTGACTTCATACAAGGGGATTTTGCTACCTCAAATACAATTAGCTGATTTGATCAGCATCTGGAAATATGGTTTGGAGAATG CAATTGATTTTGTGCCACAACTATGTATATTCTATCTGGCCTGCAACTTT ATGTGGGCAATTTCCTTTGATGCTTTCCATGATGTTCCTTATGAAATGTTATATTCATGTATAAAGAATCCTAATTTGACAGTAGACAG TGAAAAGCATCTTTGTGATGCTATTCTAGCTTGGCTTACTTCCAACACCAAAGAGTATGGGGCTTCAAGTGCTTCAATAAATGATTACACTGACATTTTGGCAGAG ATCCGttttggccttttgcctttatcATTTGCTGCAG TGAAAAGAAGATGCAACTTCTTTTCGGAGTTTGCTGATAGAGGTATCAGTACCATTCTTACTTTAGCAAGTTATCCTTCTGCAAGCTCAACAAACATCCTTGATGATGAAGACTTTAGTCATCTTAGAATCCGGTTGACTAAATATACTAAG AAAGTGGACCTTTCAGGTTGCCCTCAGTTCAGTCCTGCTCTTCTCCTCTTATCAGTGCTTCACTCTTCACATAGCATGGATcccattttgaaaaataaaattaagcagCAATTACTTACTTTTGAGGATCCTATTGGGCCCAACTTTGAGATTTCCTGGCAAATAtttccaattttgacttttgaagGAGTGCAAGAAGTGGATATCTCAAATTGTCAAATGCCACTTCTTAAACCTGTTGTTGAATGCTTTTCCAGGTCTTTCCCATCATTAAAGACATTAAAGGCAGCTAATTATTTAAAGCTACCCACTGCAATGTTGTACCAATTGGTGCAAAGGTGCCGTCTACTCAATGATGTAGACCTGAGTGTGGACATTAGCCCAATTATACCAGCCAAAGTTTCTATAAAATTTTCACACCCAGATGTAGCACCACAAAGATCAAGACGCATCACTCCTATGGATGCTGTTTCATTCTCATACAATCTTGGACTGCAGCTGTCAAACATAACAAACCTCACATTAGAGGGTCGAACTGATATCTCAG ACCGTCATCTCTTCTTTTTCACGGAATTCTGTCCATCCTTATGTTATGTTAACCTTCGAGGGTGTATATCTTTGACTGATGATGGAATATCAGTTGTACTGCTTAAATGTATAAAGCTGCACTCAATCTTGGTTTGTGATACTTACTTTGGACGGAATTCCGTTCTGGCTCTTTGCTATGGTGCATCAAAATTCGAGAATTCTGCAGCACCTAAATTTGAAGACTTCTCTCAGTCTCTGGCCTCTAGACTTCAAGTCCTGCATATGGGTGGCTGCAAGA GTGTTACTGAGACATTTCTTTCGGAGCTTATATCTCAAACACCTATGTTGAAAAGTCTTTGCTTAAGGGAGACTGAACTTGTGGATCATGCACTAGACAAATTTTCAGGATCTTGCTTGGAgatgcttgatgtctcgaataCTAAG GTTTCTGGCTCTGCTGTGGCTCAAGTGATCCGGAGAAATCTCGGCCTAAAGTGTTTCATTGCCAGAGATTGTAGAAATTTTTTACAAGAGGAAAGCAAAAGTGTGACAGAGAAGTCCAATGCTTTCTCATATCATTACAGTGAGTTATACTATGAACTTGGCAAATCCTGCCAATTGGAGGAAATTGCAGTTGGATGGGgattttcattcttttctttAGAGGTTCTGAGGCCAGCAATTAGAATGTTAAGGACAATAATTATAGGGTTGGGTGGATCTTTTGGCGAAGATGGGCTGAAGATGTTGCCAACTCTCTGTCCCTGGTTGGAGACTTTGATTCTTTATTTCCAGGTAATCTATGACTGTTACCAGATGTTGAAAGGCATAGGTTAA